One genomic segment of Streptomyces sp. NBC_00239 includes these proteins:
- a CDS encoding bifunctional 5,10-methylenetetrahydrofolate dehydrogenase/5,10-methenyltetrahydrofolate cyclohydrolase: MDGTAVARRITETTTARAAAITERTGKAPCLATVLVGEDPASVTYVRMKQNRCAKAGITSRHVELPAETTTEELVAAITELSEDPEVSGILLQHPVPHHIDERAAFEAIAPGKDVDGVTMHSFAAMGFGLPGFVSCTPGGIMRLLAEYDVDLTGKHAVVVGRSAILGKPAGMLLLGQNATVTYCHSRTEDLPAIVRQADVLVAAVGKAEFIRGEDIKPGAVVLDAGYNEGNVGDVHFPSAAARASLITPVPGGVGPMTIAVLLEQTVQAAATQAGLSLADLT, from the coding sequence ATGGACGGCACCGCCGTCGCCCGGCGGATCACCGAGACCACCACCGCCCGCGCCGCCGCGATCACCGAGCGCACCGGCAAGGCCCCCTGCCTCGCGACCGTGCTCGTCGGCGAGGACCCCGCCTCCGTCACCTACGTACGGATGAAGCAGAACCGCTGCGCCAAGGCGGGCATCACCTCCCGCCACGTGGAACTGCCGGCCGAGACCACCACCGAGGAACTCGTCGCGGCGATCACCGAGCTGTCCGAGGACCCCGAGGTCAGCGGCATCCTGCTGCAGCACCCCGTGCCGCACCACATCGACGAGCGCGCCGCCTTCGAGGCCATCGCCCCCGGCAAGGACGTCGACGGCGTCACCATGCACTCGTTCGCCGCCATGGGCTTCGGGCTGCCGGGCTTCGTCTCCTGCACTCCCGGCGGCATCATGCGCCTCCTCGCCGAGTACGACGTCGACCTCACCGGCAAGCACGCCGTCGTCGTCGGCCGCAGCGCCATCCTCGGCAAGCCCGCCGGCATGCTGCTGCTGGGCCAGAACGCCACGGTCACCTACTGCCACTCCCGGACCGAGGACCTGCCCGCCATCGTCCGGCAGGCCGACGTCCTGGTCGCCGCGGTGGGCAAGGCCGAATTCATCCGCGGCGAGGACATCAAGCCCGGCGCCGTGGTCCTCGACGCCGGCTACAACGAGGGCAACGTCGGCGACGTGCACTTCCCGTCCGCCGCCGCCCGCGCCTCGCTGATCACCCCGGTCCCCGGCGGCGTCGGCCCGATGACGATCGCCGTTCTGCTGGAGCAGACCGTCCAGGCCGCCGCCACCCAGGCCGGCCTCTCCCTCGCCGACCTCACCTGA
- a CDS encoding class I SAM-dependent methyltransferase, producing MTPVFDKLVAEAESVSVDGWDFSWLDGRATEQRPSWGYQHLLGERLARAEAALDIQTGGGEVLAGAGPLPRLTVATESWAPNVAKATRLLHPLGAVVVADSDEPPLPFGDEAFDLVSSRHPVTIWWEEIARVLRPGGTYFSQQVGPASVFELVEYFLGPQPEDVRRRRHPEDAAADAESAGLEVVDLRSERLRTEFHDIGAVIYFLRKVIWMVPGFTVGHHRDRLRSLHEQIEREGPFVAHTARFLIEARKPE from the coding sequence ATGACTCCTGTTTTCGACAAACTGGTGGCAGAGGCCGAGTCCGTTTCCGTCGACGGCTGGGACTTCTCCTGGCTCGACGGCCGTGCCACCGAGCAGCGCCCCTCCTGGGGCTACCAGCACCTGCTGGGCGAGCGGCTGGCCCGCGCGGAGGCGGCCCTCGACATCCAGACCGGCGGCGGCGAGGTGCTGGCCGGAGCCGGGCCGCTGCCCCGCCTGACGGTGGCCACCGAGTCCTGGGCGCCGAACGTCGCGAAGGCCACCCGGCTGCTGCACCCGCTGGGCGCGGTGGTCGTCGCCGATTCCGACGAGCCGCCGCTGCCCTTCGGCGACGAGGCCTTCGACCTCGTTTCCAGCCGTCACCCGGTGACGATCTGGTGGGAGGAGATCGCGCGGGTGCTGCGGCCCGGGGGCACGTACTTCTCGCAGCAGGTCGGCCCTGCGAGCGTCTTCGAGCTGGTGGAGTACTTCCTGGGCCCGCAGCCGGAGGACGTACGGCGCAGGCGGCATCCCGAGGACGCGGCGGCCGACGCGGAGTCGGCGGGGCTGGAGGTGGTCGATCTGAGGTCGGAGCGGCTGCGGACGGAGTTCCACGACATCGGAGCCGTGATCTACTTTCTCCGGAAGGTGATCTGGATGGTGCCCGGCTTCACGGTCGGCCACCACCGGGACCGGCTGCGCAGCCTGCACGAGCAGATCGAGCGCGAGGGTCCCTTCGTCGCTCACACGGCACGATTCCTGATCGAAGCCCGCAAACCGGAATGA
- a CDS encoding RNA polymerase sigma factor, whose amino-acid sequence MSLSPSRTFPPEIAESEALVALVERGREQGHINGDDVRQAFEAGRIPVDQWKRVLRSLNQVLDEEGVALHVSAAPAAKTAAKKPRKAAAAPARTAVKKTAAPPRPIGARKTAAAPAAAAAAISAEPGPDADDTAAEPKKRTVKKTAAKKTAAVKKTAAKKTSAKDADPENPEVEGEEWAEDLADDTEEEAPKAGAGQGFVLSDEDDDDAPAQTVMVAGATADPVKDYLKLIGKVPLLNAEQEVELAKRIEAGLFSEYKLEEEEDHKPAFKRELEILVEDGRRAKNHLLEANLRLVVSLAKRYTGRGMLFLDLIQEGNVGLIRAVEKFDYTKGFKFSTYATWWIRQAITRAMADQSRTIRIPVHMVEIINKLARVQRQMLQDLGREPTPEELGKELDMTPEKVIEVQKYGREPISLHTPLGEEGDSEFGDLIEDSEAVVPADAVSFTFLQEQLQSILGTLSEREAGVVSMRYGLNDGQPKTLDEIGRVYGVTRERIRQIESKTMSKLRHPSRSQVLRDYLD is encoded by the coding sequence GTGTCGCTCAGCCCGTCCCGTACGTTCCCTCCGGAGATCGCCGAATCGGAGGCCCTCGTCGCACTCGTAGAGCGCGGCCGCGAGCAGGGTCACATCAACGGTGACGACGTGCGCCAGGCCTTCGAGGCCGGCCGCATCCCGGTGGACCAGTGGAAGCGGGTCCTGCGCAGCCTGAACCAGGTGCTGGACGAGGAGGGCGTGGCGCTGCACGTCAGCGCGGCCCCCGCCGCCAAGACCGCCGCGAAGAAGCCGCGCAAGGCTGCCGCGGCCCCGGCTCGCACGGCCGTGAAGAAGACGGCTGCCCCGCCCCGCCCCATCGGTGCCCGCAAGACCGCTGCCGCCCCCGCGGCCGCCGCCGCGGCGATATCGGCAGAGCCCGGGCCGGACGCGGACGACACCGCCGCCGAGCCCAAGAAGCGCACGGTCAAGAAGACCGCTGCGAAGAAGACCGCCGCCGTGAAGAAGACGGCTGCGAAGAAGACCAGCGCCAAGGACGCCGACCCGGAGAACCCCGAGGTCGAGGGCGAGGAGTGGGCCGAGGACCTGGCCGACGACACCGAGGAGGAGGCGCCCAAGGCGGGCGCCGGCCAGGGCTTCGTGCTGTCCGACGAGGACGACGACGACGCCCCGGCGCAGACGGTCATGGTCGCCGGCGCCACCGCCGACCCGGTCAAGGACTACCTGAAGCTGATCGGCAAGGTGCCGCTCCTCAACGCCGAGCAGGAGGTGGAGCTCGCCAAGCGGATCGAGGCGGGTCTCTTCTCCGAGTACAAGCTGGAGGAGGAAGAGGACCACAAGCCCGCGTTCAAGCGCGAGCTGGAGATCCTCGTCGAGGACGGCCGCCGGGCCAAGAACCACCTGCTGGAGGCCAACCTCCGTCTCGTGGTCTCGCTGGCCAAGCGCTACACGGGCCGCGGCATGCTGTTCCTGGACCTGATCCAGGAGGGCAACGTCGGCCTGATCCGCGCGGTCGAGAAGTTCGACTACACCAAGGGCTTCAAGTTCTCCACGTACGCCACCTGGTGGATCCGCCAGGCGATCACGCGTGCGATGGCCGACCAGTCCCGCACCATCCGCATCCCGGTGCACATGGTCGAGATCATCAACAAGCTCGCCCGCGTGCAGCGCCAGATGCTCCAGGACCTCGGGCGCGAGCCCACTCCGGAGGAGCTGGGCAAGGAACTCGACATGACCCCCGAGAAGGTCATCGAGGTCCAGAAGTACGGCCGCGAGCCGATCTCCCTGCACACCCCGCTGGGTGAGGAGGGCGACAGCGAGTTCGGTGACCTCATCGAGGACTCCGAGGCGGTCGTGCCGGCCGACGCGGTCTCCTTCACGTTCCTCCAGGAGCAGCTGCAGTCGATCCTGGGCACGCTCTCCGAGCGTGAGGCCGGTGTCGTGTCCATGCGGTACGGCCTGAACGACGGCCAGCCGAAGACGCTGGACGAGATCGGCCGGGTCTACGGGGTCACCCGTGAGCGGATCCGTCAGATCGAGTCGAAGACGATGTCCAAGCTGCGCCACCCGTCGCGCTCGCAGGTGCTGCGCGACTACCTCGACTGA
- a CDS encoding SRPBCC family protein has product MSAIRNSIDIDRRPEDVYTYITNPTHLPEWQDSAVSAVPMGELPVHIGSRVVVTRQIGKRQMPSTMEFTELDPPRSWHIHGVDGPVRPDVQGTIEPLDGGTRSRVTISVDFEGRGLGRALVPLKVKPMVRKEMPQSEEKLKHLLEA; this is encoded by the coding sequence ATGTCCGCGATCAGGAACAGCATCGACATCGACCGCAGGCCCGAGGACGTCTACACGTACATCACGAACCCCACGCACCTGCCGGAGTGGCAGGACAGCGCCGTGTCCGCCGTTCCCATGGGCGAGCTTCCCGTGCACATCGGTTCACGGGTCGTCGTCACCCGGCAGATCGGCAAGCGGCAGATGCCCTCGACCATGGAATTCACGGAGCTCGACCCGCCGAGGAGCTGGCACATCCACGGCGTCGACGGGCCGGTCCGGCCGGACGTCCAGGGCACCATCGAACCCCTCGACGGCGGGACCCGCTCGCGGGTCACGATCTCCGTCGACTTCGAGGGGCGCGGTCTGGGCCGGGCTTTGGTCCCCCTCAAGGTCAAGCCCATGGTCCGCAAGGAGATGCCGCAGAGCGAGGAGAAGCTGAAGCACCTGCTGGAGGCCTGA
- a CDS encoding amino acid permease codes for MNRGTTPMAIEQAADRAAAPVTEETAPQTGPASAPAGNRHARRFGLPVATALVMGNIIGGGIFLLPASVAPFGTISLVAFGVLTLGAVCLALVFGRLADRHPQTGGPYVYARAAFGEFAGFLAAWSYWITTWVSNAALAVAAVGYLAVLFPAVGAHAWTMCLAALAVQWLPALANLAGTRYVGAVQVLATVLKFVPLLLVAVGGLFFFDPANLGPFRADGSSAVGAVSASAAILLFSYLGVESAAVSAGEVRDPRRNVGRATVLGTAGAAVVYLLGTLAVFGLVPHDRLVGSQAPFSDAVDAMFGGGWGGTAVACAAVVSMVGALNGWTLLSAQTPYAAARDGLFPRAFAVRRRGVPVVGVLVTAVLASALTVYNYTAGSEGVFETLVLVTTFTATVPYLLATAAQVYFLVSGQSDRVRRGRLVRDAVLAGAAFAFSLWLVAGSGYAAVYQGVLFLFAGVLGYAWMAGKKRRAGLPPAR; via the coding sequence ATGAACAGAGGCACCACCCCCATGGCCATCGAACAGGCCGCCGACCGGGCCGCCGCACCGGTCACCGAAGAGACCGCGCCGCAGACCGGACCCGCGTCCGCGCCCGCCGGCAACCGCCATGCCCGCCGGTTCGGGCTCCCCGTCGCGACCGCCCTGGTCATGGGCAACATCATCGGCGGCGGGATCTTCCTGCTCCCGGCGTCGGTGGCCCCCTTCGGCACGATCAGCCTGGTCGCCTTCGGGGTGCTCACGCTCGGCGCCGTCTGCCTCGCGCTGGTCTTCGGCCGGCTCGCCGACCGGCACCCGCAGACCGGCGGCCCGTACGTGTACGCCCGCGCGGCCTTCGGCGAGTTCGCCGGGTTCCTCGCCGCCTGGAGCTACTGGATCACCACCTGGGTCTCCAACGCGGCCCTCGCCGTGGCCGCCGTCGGCTACCTCGCCGTGCTGTTCCCGGCGGTCGGCGCGCACGCCTGGACGATGTGCCTGGCCGCGCTGGCCGTGCAGTGGCTGCCGGCCCTGGCCAACCTCGCCGGCACCCGCTACGTCGGGGCGGTTCAGGTCCTGGCGACCGTGCTGAAGTTCGTACCGCTGCTGCTGGTGGCCGTGGGCGGGCTGTTCTTCTTCGACCCGGCGAACCTCGGCCCCTTCCGGGCCGACGGCTCCTCGGCGGTCGGCGCGGTCTCCGCCTCCGCCGCGATCCTGCTCTTCAGCTACCTCGGGGTGGAGTCCGCTGCCGTCAGCGCGGGCGAGGTCCGCGACCCGCGGCGAAACGTCGGCCGGGCCACCGTCCTCGGCACGGCGGGCGCGGCCGTCGTCTACCTGCTGGGCACCCTCGCCGTCTTCGGCCTGGTGCCGCACGACCGGCTGGTCGGCTCGCAGGCCCCCTTCTCGGACGCCGTGGACGCCATGTTCGGCGGCGGCTGGGGCGGCACCGCGGTGGCCTGCGCCGCCGTGGTGTCCATGGTCGGCGCGCTCAACGGCTGGACCCTGCTCAGCGCGCAGACCCCGTACGCGGCCGCCCGGGACGGGCTCTTCCCCCGGGCGTTCGCGGTCCGGCGGCGGGGCGTGCCGGTCGTCGGCGTGCTCGTCACCGCGGTCCTCGCCTCGGCGCTGACCGTCTACAACTACACCGCCGGCTCGGAGGGCGTCTTCGAGACCCTGGTGCTGGTGACCACCTTCACCGCGACCGTCCCCTACCTGCTGGCCACGGCCGCTCAGGTCTACTTCCTGGTCTCGGGGCAGTCCGACCGGGTGCGCCGCGGCCGGCTGGTGCGCGACGCCGTCCTCGCGGGCGCCGCCTTCGCGTTCTCGCTGTGGCTGGTCGCGGGCTCCGGCTACGCGGCCGTCTACCAGGGCGTCCTGTTCCTCTTCGCGGGTGTGCTCGGATACGCGTGGATGGCCGGGAAGAAGCGGCGGGCGGGCCTCCCACCAGCGCGGTAG
- a CDS encoding phage holin family protein: MHQGRWRTAGSALFRVVTVWAVSTLTMLALAGILPDFRLQSADGDSITRIGLTAAWGAGAFGLLSALVWPVLVRALLLVPALVLGLLVFFLNGSLLLIALDLIPDGRGAADPQTAIVVAAVMSAVASATSTALAVRDDGAYRRRLSRLADRKRRRRRAGYAAGAAETRPGTVFLQLDGVGHEVLRHAVTTSLMPATARLLDTSHRLMPWRTDWSSQTGASQLGILHGSNFDVPAFRWYEKDTGEVVVCNRPTSAAELQRRAVRRTGSPGLLARDGAGRGNLFSGGADQLALVLSVSARRGRENRSRAGYFAYFSDPANAVRTALSLVAEIAREVYQSLAARLRGDRPRVGRGGSYPFIRAFATVVERDVVVAAVIGDMLAGRAAVYADLVGYDEVAHHSGPRSRDALQVLRRLDRSVELICKVTAHAPREYRIVLLSDHGQSPGETFLGRFGLTLRDLVRAGCGLPVPRRAGRTHSGAEARAAVLAALHRPVEEEDGQAHPAPGSDPVVLASGNLGLVSFPDVPHRLTRQQIERRHPVLLATLAAHPGIGFLLVRGDDGGSLVLGPDGAEARLDVPGEAEALLAAYGPGAADAVRRTDGFPHVADIMVNSAYDPGSGSVHAFEEQIGSHGGLGGEQGHAFLMWPSVLSEPPGPVNGAEQVHTLLRGWLAEAEATDGPADGPADGPADGPADGPADGPADGPADGPADGPADGPADGPADGPADGPADGPADGVPREDRLQEHPPAGTLPSA; encoded by the coding sequence GTGCACCAAGGGCGATGGCGGACCGCGGGCAGCGCCCTCTTCCGGGTGGTCACCGTCTGGGCGGTCTCGACCCTGACCATGCTGGCGCTGGCCGGCATCCTCCCCGACTTCCGGCTCCAGTCCGCCGACGGCGACAGCATCACGCGGATCGGACTCACCGCCGCCTGGGGCGCGGGAGCCTTCGGCCTGCTCAGCGCCCTGGTCTGGCCGGTGCTGGTGCGGGCCCTGCTGCTGGTGCCCGCCCTCGTGCTCGGCCTGCTCGTCTTCTTCCTCAACGGCTCGCTGCTGCTCATCGCCCTGGACCTGATCCCGGACGGCCGCGGCGCCGCCGACCCGCAGACCGCGATCGTGGTGGCGGCCGTGATGTCGGCCGTGGCCTCGGCGACCTCCACCGCCCTCGCCGTACGCGACGACGGGGCGTACCGGCGGCGGCTGTCCCGGCTCGCCGACCGCAAGCGCCGCCGCCGGCGCGCCGGGTACGCCGCCGGGGCCGCCGAGACCCGGCCGGGCACGGTCTTCCTCCAGCTCGACGGCGTCGGCCACGAGGTGCTGCGGCACGCCGTCACCACCAGCCTGATGCCCGCCACCGCCCGGCTCCTCGACACCAGCCACCGGCTGATGCCCTGGCGCACCGACTGGTCCAGCCAGACCGGCGCCAGCCAGCTCGGCATCCTGCACGGCTCGAACTTCGACGTGCCCGCGTTCCGCTGGTACGAGAAGGACACCGGCGAGGTCGTCGTCTGCAACCGGCCCACCAGCGCCGCCGAACTCCAGCGGCGCGCGGTCCGACGCACCGGCAGCCCCGGCCTGCTCGCCCGCGACGGCGCCGGCCGCGGCAACCTCTTCAGCGGCGGCGCCGACCAGCTCGCGCTCGTGCTCTCGGTGTCCGCCCGGCGCGGCCGCGAGAACCGCTCGCGCGCCGGGTACTTCGCCTACTTCTCCGACCCCGCCAACGCCGTCCGCACCGCGCTGTCCCTGGTCGCCGAGATCGCCCGCGAGGTGTACCAGTCCCTCGCGGCCCGGCTGCGCGGGGACCGGCCGCGGGTCGGCCGCGGCGGCAGCTATCCCTTCATCCGGGCCTTCGCGACCGTCGTGGAGCGCGACGTCGTGGTGGCCGCCGTCATCGGCGACATGCTGGCCGGCCGCGCCGCCGTCTACGCCGACCTGGTCGGGTACGACGAGGTGGCCCACCACTCCGGGCCGCGCAGCCGCGACGCCCTCCAGGTGCTGCGGCGGCTGGACCGCAGCGTCGAGCTGATCTGCAAGGTGACCGCGCACGCCCCCCGCGAGTACCGGATCGTGCTGCTCTCCGACCACGGCCAGAGCCCCGGCGAGACCTTCCTCGGCCGCTTCGGGCTGACCCTGCGCGACCTGGTGCGGGCCGGCTGCGGGCTGCCCGTACCGCGCCGGGCCGGGCGCACCCACAGCGGAGCCGAGGCCCGGGCCGCCGTACTCGCCGCCCTGCACCGGCCCGTCGAGGAGGAGGACGGGCAGGCGCACCCGGCCCCCGGCTCCGACCCGGTGGTCCTCGCCTCCGGGAACCTCGGCCTGGTGTCCTTCCCCGACGTGCCGCACCGGCTGACGCGGCAGCAGATCGAGCGCCGCCACCCCGTACTGCTGGCCACCCTCGCGGCCCATCCCGGCATCGGGTTCCTGCTCGTACGCGGTGACGACGGCGGCTCCCTGGTGCTCGGGCCGGACGGGGCCGAGGCCCGGCTCGACGTGCCGGGGGAGGCGGAGGCGCTGCTCGCCGCCTACGGCCCGGGCGCGGCCGACGCGGTCCGGCGGACCGACGGCTTCCCGCACGTCGCGGACATCATGGTCAACTCGGCGTACGACCCGGGGAGCGGGTCGGTGCACGCCTTCGAGGAGCAGATCGGCTCGCACGGCGGCCTGGGCGGCGAGCAGGGGCACGCGTTCCTGATGTGGCCCTCGGTGCTCTCGGAGCCGCCCGGCCCGGTCAACGGGGCGGAGCAGGTGCACACGCTGCTGCGGGGCTGGCTGGCGGAGGCGGAGGCGACGGACGGGCCCGCGGACGGGCCCGCGGACGGGCCCGCGGACGGGCCCGCGGACGGGCCCGCGGACGGGCCCGCGGACGGGCCCGCGGACGGGCCCGCGGACGGGCCCGCGGACGGGCCCGCGGACGGGCCCGCGGACGGGCCCGCGGACGGGCCCGCGGACGGGCCCGCGGACGGGGTGCCGCGGGAGGATCGGCTCCAGGAACACCCTCCTGCCGGAACACTTCCGTCCGCATAG